One window of the Rosa rugosa chromosome 3, drRosRugo1.1, whole genome shotgun sequence genome contains the following:
- the LOC133740802 gene encoding uncharacterized protein LOC133740802: protein MAGETSSGTDDVNPFSINSNPNMSSVYEVEGNPNQRLSSVLLTEYNYLPWSRAVTLALGGRSKLGYVNGVIPMADINSTTYDAWLCKDQLVRSWLLNSMDPKIAEIFSYSESSMHLWKHVKEMYGNQNNSARVFQLKKDIASLQQEEKSFVQYLGSLTSMWNELDVYRPHTTDANVLLKRAEEDKIFQLLANLGSEYEDLRSHILMNSELPSFKSVCGTVQREELRRKVMNLDVKTNIADSRAYASNHKQADDRVYKGKRPDLKCNHCSGIGHTKDRCWILHPELKPKFSKENKSILKNWSTNTHKANLSSSSTSDGMLDFTSNPTSLINEFAVYLQQKQKKTEDTSATGAENHTALLGKFAGFLAETDNVNQSDIPGHHYSEDDW from the exons ATGGCTGGAGAAACTTCTTCTGGTACTGATGACGTTAATCCCTTCAGTATCAATTCCAATCCAAACATGTCAAGTGTTTATGAAGTTGAGGGTAATCCCAATCAACGTTTGAGTTCAGTTTTATTAACTGAATACAATTATCTTCCCTGGTCTAGAGCTGTCACTTTGGCACTTGGAGGAAGATCAAAGCTTGGATATGTCAATGGAGTTATACCAATGGCTGACATCAACTCCACCACTTATGATGCTTGGCTTTGCAAAGATCAACTCGTCAGGTCTTGGTTGCTCAACTCCATGGATCCCAAGATTGCTGAAATTTTTAGCTACTCAGAATCATCCATGCACCTGTGGAAGCATGTCAAAGAGATGTATGGAAACCAAAACAACTCTGCTCGTGTTTTTCAACTCAAGAAAGATATTGCTAGTCTCCAACAAGAGGAGAAGTCTTTTGTTCAATATCTTGGAAGCCTAACAAGTATGTGGAATGAGTTAGATGTATATCGACCTCACACCACAGATGCTAATGTCCTATTGAAGAGGGCTGAAGAAGACAAGATTTTTCAGCTTCTCGCTAATCTAGGCTCAGAATATGAAGACTTGAGAAGCCACATCCTTATGAACTCTGAGCTGCCTTCCTTCAAAAGTGTGTGTGGCACCGTTCAAAGAGAAGAACTTCGAAGGAAAGTGATGAACTTGGACGTCAAGACCAATATTGCAGATTCAAGGGCATATGCTTCAAATCATAAGCAAGCTGATGATAGAGTCTACAAGGGTAAGCGTCCAGACTTGAAATGCAACCACTGCAGTGGCATTGGTCACACAAAGGATAGGTGCTGGATACTTCATCCAGAATTGAAGCCAAAGTTTTCGAAGGAAAACAAAAGCATCTTAAAAAACTGGAGTACCAATACTCACAAGGCCAACCTCTCTTCCTCTTCCACCTCAGATGGGATGTTAGATTTCACTTCAAATCCAACTTCACTCATAAATGAGTTTGCTGTTTACCTTCAACAAAAGCAGAAGAAGACAGAGGATACAAGTGCAACTGGAGCTGAAAATCACACTGCCTTACTGGGCAAATTTGCAGGCTTTCTTGCTGAAACTGACAATGTGAATCAAAGTGATATTCCAG gacatCATTACTCAGAGGACGATTGGTGA
- the LOC133738408 gene encoding putative DUF21 domain-containing protein At1g03270 → MYGLSVGFVRILMIICYPIAYPIGKVLDLVLGHGDDLFRRAQSKALVSIHDPEVGKGVELTHDKAMIINGVLDLTVKTVEEAMTPIESRMCLDVDSKLDWEAIGKILACVRMCC, encoded by the exons ATGTATGGGCTTTCTGTTGGCTTTGTTCGCATTCTGATGATCATCTGCTATCCAATCGCCTACCCAATTGGAAAA GTTCTTGATCTTGTACTTGGACATGGAGATGATTTGTTCAGGCGAGCACAGTCGAAAGCCCTCGTCTCTATTCACGACCCTGAG GTTGGAAAGGGAGTTGAACTAACACATGATAAGGCAATGATTATCAATGGAGTGCTAGATTTAACTGTAAAG ACTGTCGAGGAGGCTATGACACCTATTGAATCAAGAATGTGCTTGGATGTTGATTCAAAGTTAGACTG GGAAGCAATTGGGAAAATTCTTGCATGTGTTAGAATGTGTTGCTGA